Proteins co-encoded in one Papaver somniferum cultivar HN1 chromosome 5, ASM357369v1, whole genome shotgun sequence genomic window:
- the LOC113279017 gene encoding ATP-dependent DNA helicase PIF1-like, with translation MTKKHYYARKRWCTFKVEAVVRVLPELGCNIMPNTEKWESFCQQQVLLNSCYRSIVEANRGFNLWSECYADISRGIKNQPIHISTIDDDFEDQSDLEEEPLEDWMMLSSMAPNVAPVCDIELGSRTCDLIHNWSEVWSNYPSKDDDRRFVHILGQAEQEESEEYIPNRLDVPLSSLSPQQKEAHDMVLQSMREGSTIRLIISGGAGTCKSTLINAIVHSTRELFQKIKSVRIMTPTGVDAFNIDSATIHHELALSVDKDQSYKSLDHVQCGHMQKDFKDTKLIVIDEYSMIGRKMFANIDLRCRDIFANNEPFGNVSVVLVGDMRQLPPVFDTPLYVQGGRSKLQLYGSIPYSLFDRCVRLEEVFRQSGNEELSFRDALLRLSDGKSTLTDWELFSARDYSLLTIEEQNKFNHVLRLFHTKSDASRYNHERLKDLGKPVARIISRNNCEIAKIAKSDEANRLQEILLSSKGSRVMLRKNLSTKYGLVNGSRGVVVDIVYKNGEKPPTDMLVVVMVDFDKYTGPKLYPGSNVIPITPQTANRISTSGVTCQRIQLPLILCWAITVHKSQGLTLDQAVVDIGPRESLGLTFVVLSRTRKLRDLAFSPMFAFERIARISTCRGLPLRRKEEERLRELSNATF, from the coding sequence atgacaaagaaacactaCTACGCTCGTAAAAGATGGTGCACATTCAAGGTTGAGGCTGTAGTTAGGGTTTTACCTGAATTGGGATGTAATATCATGCCAAATACTGAAAAATGGGAATCGTTTTGCCAACAACAAGTGTTGTTAAATAGTTGTTATAGAAGTATCGTAGAAGCGAATCGAGGTTTCAATTTGTGGTCTGAATGTTATGCCGATATTTCTCGTGGCATTAAAAATCAACCTATCCATATTAGCACGATTGATGATGACTTTGAAGATCAAAGTGATCTAGAAGAGGAACCACTTGAGGATTGGATGATGTTATCATCAATGGCTCCCAATGTTGCACCGGTATGTGACATTGAACTTGGATCACGGACTTGTGATCTGATACATAATTGGTCTGAAGTTTGGAGTAATTACCCATCCAAAGACGATGACAGAAGATTTGTACACATATTAGGACAAGCAGAGCAAGAGGAAAGTGAAGAATATATACCTAACCGTCTAGATGTTCCTCTTAGTTCTTTGTCTCCACAACAAAAAGAAGCACATGATATGGTTTTACAGTCAATGAGAGAAGGTTCTACCATACGTTTGATTATTAGTGGAGGAGCAGGCACATGTAAGTCCACTCTTATCAATGCTATTGTCCATTCAACAAGAGAATTGTTTCAGAAAATTAAATCTGTTAGGATCATGACACCAACTGGTGTAGATGCTTTTAACATCGATAGTGCAACTATCCACCATGAACTTGCTCTATCGGTGGACAAAGATCAATCGTACAAAAGTTTGGACCATGTACAATGTGGGCACATGCAAAAAGATTTTAAAGATACCAAACTTATTGTGATCGACGAATACAGTATGATTGGCAGGAAGATGTTTGCAAATATTGACCTTCGATGTAGAGATATTTTTGCAAACAATGAGCCTTTTGGGAATGTATCTGTTGTGCTTGTGGGTGATATGCGGCAATTGCCACCTGTTTTTGACACTCCGTTGTATGTTCAAGGTGGGAGAAGTAAACTACAACTCTATGGTTCCATACCTTATTCTTTGTTTGATCGTTGTGTCCGACTTGAAGAAGTATTCCGACAGTCAGGAAATGAAGAGTTATCTTTTAGAGATGCATTACTAAGACTCAGTGATGGCAAGTCTACTCTTACAGATTGGGAATTATTTAGCGCTAGAGATTATTCATTATTGACAATCGAGGAACAAAACAAGTTCAATCATGTTCTTCGTCTATTTCATACCAAGTCTGATGCATCCAGATACAACCATGAACGCCTTAAGGATCTTGGGAAACCCGTTGCAAGAATAATATCAAGGAATAATTGCGAAATAGCCAAGATTGCAAAGTCCGATGAAGCGAATAGattacaagaaattttgttatcgTCAAAGGGATCAAGGGTGATGTTGCGAAAGAACCTATCAACAAAATACGGTTTGGTTAATGGCTCCAGAGGAGTGGTGGTGGATATTGTGTATAAAAATGGAGAGAAGCCTCCTACTGATATGCTTGTCGTTGTTATGGTAGACTTCGATAAGTACACGGGTCCTAAATTATATCCGGGATCAAATGTGATTCCAATCACACCGCAAACAGCAAACCGGATATCAACATCAGGAGTCACATGTCAAAGAATTCAGTTACCGCTTATTTTGTGTTGGGCAATCACGGTCCACAAAAGTCAAGGATTGACTCTTGACCAGGCGGTGGTGGATATAGGACCGAGAGAGAGTCTCGGTTTGACATTCGTGGTATTGTCAAGGACAAGAAAGTTACGAGACCTTGCGTTCAGTCCCATGTTCGCTTTCGAAAGAATTGCAAGAATTAGTACATGTCGTGGCCTTCCATTAAGACGCAAAGAAGAAGAGCGATTGAGAGAGTTATCAAATGCAACATTCTAG